A DNA window from Timaviella obliquedivisa GSE-PSE-MK23-08B contains the following coding sequences:
- a CDS encoding M1 family metallopeptidase, translating to MPNLSFDSDNNGRRSFELPGSRPHYNPDRPGQVEHIFLDLVLDIPYQSYQGTCHIRIKPVRDGIDRLTLDAVNLQINSVQAAGVEQTFDYDGEQLQINLGQATQAEKVLEITINYQVEQPQRGIYFIAPDKDYPDKPVQVWTQGEDEDSRYWFPCFDYPGQLATSEIRVRIPKPYMAISNGELVDMQDLGSDCIYHWSQKQVHPTYLMTLAVGDFAEFKEEWQGRPVTYYVERSRADDALRTMGKTPRMIEFFSKAFGYSYPFPKYAQVCVNDFIFGGMENTSTTLLTDRCLLDERAALDNQNSESLVAHELAHQWFGDLVVIKHWSHAWIKEGMASYAEILWVTDEYSQEDGAYYRLGEARNYLAEDSSRYRRPMVTHVYREAIELYDRHIYDKGACVYHMIRSELGDDLFFKAVHTFVQDNAHQTVETIDLLRAIETATGRNLQFLFDQYVFRGGHPDYKVAYAWDSDSNLAKVTVTQTQVKEGSNGKGNGSGSELFDLKVPIGFGYTEKSKSQTFTVRIHEREQTFYFPLSEKPQFVSFDVGNHFLKTVALEYPIAELKAQLQHDPDVLSRIDAAKALAKKGGLEAVKALTVALTDDPFWGVRVEVAGQLASIKLDQAFEGLVKGLTDSDARVRRAVVGAIAKLKTTASYQALKPIAEKGDASYLVEASALSGIGSILGSSETDADEAIQLFQDVLAQRAGWNETVRSGAIAGLSQLKTSEAALALILENTVAGTPQPLRLAAIRALGAISTGQSKTSVERILNRLNELARESFFMTQVSVVIALGQMETTKAIGILRAIASQTPDGRVRRMAEEAVQKVQKAAGSDQATKKLQEELDQLKKDNQDLKSRLENLEAKSKKNES from the coding sequence ATGCCAAATCTTTCTTTTGATAGCGACAATAACGGACGCAGATCTTTTGAGTTACCAGGTTCTCGCCCCCATTACAATCCCGATCGCCCTGGACAAGTTGAGCATATCTTCCTGGATTTAGTGCTAGATATTCCCTATCAGAGCTATCAGGGAACCTGCCACATCCGCATTAAGCCTGTACGCGATGGCATCGATCGCCTCACCCTAGATGCTGTCAATCTACAAATTAATTCAGTGCAAGCGGCAGGGGTTGAACAGACATTTGACTACGACGGAGAACAGCTACAAATTAATTTGGGGCAAGCGACGCAAGCCGAGAAGGTTTTAGAAATCACCATTAACTACCAGGTCGAACAACCTCAGCGCGGCATTTACTTTATTGCACCCGATAAAGATTATCCTGACAAACCTGTGCAAGTGTGGACGCAGGGTGAGGATGAAGACTCTCGCTACTGGTTCCCGTGCTTCGACTATCCAGGACAGTTGGCAACCTCTGAAATTCGGGTGCGCATTCCCAAGCCGTATATGGCAATTTCTAATGGAGAGTTGGTGGATATGCAGGACTTGGGGAGCGATTGCATTTATCACTGGTCACAGAAACAGGTGCATCCGACCTACCTAATGACGCTGGCTGTAGGCGACTTTGCTGAGTTTAAAGAAGAGTGGCAGGGTAGACCCGTGACCTATTATGTGGAGCGATCGCGCGCAGACGATGCCCTTCGCACCATGGGTAAAACGCCGCGCATGATTGAGTTTTTTAGCAAGGCGTTTGGCTATTCCTATCCTTTTCCTAAATATGCGCAGGTTTGCGTCAACGATTTCATCTTTGGTGGCATGGAAAACACCTCCACGACGCTGTTAACCGATCGCTGCTTACTGGATGAACGGGCAGCATTGGACAATCAAAATTCAGAATCATTAGTGGCTCATGAGCTTGCCCACCAATGGTTTGGTGATTTAGTAGTGATCAAACATTGGTCGCACGCCTGGATTAAAGAAGGCATGGCTTCGTATGCCGAAATTTTGTGGGTGACGGATGAGTATAGCCAGGAAGATGGGGCTTACTATCGCTTAGGTGAAGCGCGAAATTATTTGGCAGAAGATAGTTCTCGGTATCGTCGCCCGATGGTAACCCACGTTTATCGAGAGGCGATCGAACTGTACGATCGCCATATTTATGACAAGGGAGCCTGCGTTTACCACATGATTCGCTCAGAATTGGGCGATGATCTGTTCTTCAAAGCGGTTCATACTTTTGTGCAAGACAACGCCCATCAAACGGTGGAAACGATCGATTTGTTGAGGGCGATCGAAACGGCAACCGGGCGCAATCTGCAATTTTTGTTCGATCAATATGTCTTTCGGGGCGGACATCCTGACTATAAGGTGGCGTATGCTTGGGATAGTGACAGCAATCTTGCAAAAGTAACCGTGACGCAAACTCAGGTGAAGGAGGGCAGTAACGGTAAAGGCAATGGCAGCGGCAGTGAATTATTTGATTTAAAGGTGCCAATTGGATTTGGCTACACTGAAAAATCTAAATCCCAAACGTTCACCGTCCGCATTCACGAGCGCGAACAAACTTTCTATTTTCCATTATCAGAAAAGCCCCAGTTTGTCAGTTTTGATGTGGGCAATCATTTCCTTAAAACGGTAGCGCTAGAATATCCGATCGCCGAACTGAAGGCGCAATTGCAGCATGATCCAGACGTGCTTTCGCGAATTGATGCCGCGAAAGCCCTTGCCAAAAAAGGCGGACTAGAAGCCGTCAAAGCGCTCACTGTTGCTCTTACCGATGATCCTTTCTGGGGAGTTCGAGTGGAAGTAGCAGGGCAACTGGCAAGCATCAAGCTAGATCAAGCGTTTGAAGGATTGGTGAAAGGACTTACTGACTCAGATGCAAGAGTGCGGCGAGCAGTGGTTGGCGCGATCGCCAAGCTGAAAACAACCGCCAGTTACCAGGCATTAAAACCCATTGCCGAAAAGGGAGATGCCAGCTACCTTGTGGAAGCATCAGCACTCTCTGGCATTGGCAGCATTTTGGGCAGCAGCGAAACGGATGCAGACGAGGCTATCCAGCTTTTTCAGGATGTGTTGGCGCAACGGGCTGGCTGGAACGAAACCGTTAGAAGTGGAGCGATCGCCGGACTTAGCCAACTCAAAACTTCAGAAGCAGCCCTGGCGCTGATTCTCGAAAACACGGTTGCAGGAACGCCTCAACCGCTCCGCCTGGCTGCAATTCGGGCATTGGGCGCTATTTCTACAGGGCAATCCAAAACGAGTGTAGAGCGCATCCTGAATCGGTTAAATGAACTAGCGCGTGAGTCATTTTTTATGACGCAAGTTTCCGTTGTAATCGCCCTGGGGCAAATGGAAACGACTAAAGCAATTGGAATTTTGAGAGCGATCGCCAGTCAAACCCCTGATGGTCGGGTGCGTCGCATGGCAGAGGAAGCTGTCCAAAAAGTGCAAAAAGCTGCTGGATCAGATCAAGCGACTAAAAAGCTACAGGAGGAATTAGACCAACTCAAAAAAGACAACCAGGATTTGAAGAGTCGTTTAGAAAATCTAGAGGCAAAATCTAAGAAAAACGAAAGCTAA
- a CDS encoding peptidoglycan-binding protein, which produces MPTIQCPAVRPTVQSNASGRIVSEMQTALNARLKEIDVISRSPLQVAITGSFEDHTRTAVQYLQCLAFLKVDGIVGAKTWAYLCEGTASMPVLRKGAFDALVGKVQQALKDGDFYKGAVDNDFGAKTETAVKAFQAARVGLKVDGVIGAKTWTELSRFDAHSKSCFVDNLTL; this is translated from the coding sequence ATGCCTACTATTCAATGTCCGGCTGTTCGTCCCACCGTTCAATCTAACGCGAGTGGTCGGATTGTTTCTGAAATGCAAACCGCTCTAAATGCCCGTCTTAAGGAAATTGACGTCATCTCTCGTTCTCCCCTACAGGTGGCAATAACAGGATCTTTTGAAGATCACACTCGGACGGCAGTGCAATATCTTCAGTGTCTTGCTTTCTTAAAAGTCGATGGAATTGTTGGAGCCAAGACTTGGGCTTACCTCTGCGAAGGAACAGCAAGTATGCCCGTATTAAGAAAAGGTGCTTTTGACGCATTAGTAGGTAAAGTGCAACAAGCGCTGAAAGACGGTGACTTTTATAAGGGTGCTGTGGACAACGACTTTGGCGCAAAAACTGAAACGGCGGTCAAGGCTTTTCAAGCTGCTCGTGTGGGTCTAAAAGTTGATGGGGTCATTGGTGCGAAAACTTGGACAGAACTAAGCCGTTTTGATGCTCATTCTAAGTCTTGCTTTGTAGATAACCTCACGTTGTAG
- a CDS encoding peroxiredoxin, translating into MSEGCLRVGQVAPDFTATAVHHQEFKTIRLSDYRGRYVVLFFYPLDFTFVCPTEVMAFSDSYDKFKDLNTEILGISVDSEFSHLAWVQTDRKLGGVGDLTYPLVSDIKKEIGTAYNVLDPDAGITLRGLFIIDREGVVQHATINNLGFGRSVDETLRVLQAIRHVQSHPDEVCPVNWQPGEKTMNPDPIKFKEFFAAV; encoded by the coding sequence ATGTCCGAAGGCTGCCTCCGGGTTGGTCAGGTTGCACCCGATTTCACCGCAACCGCAGTACACCATCAAGAATTCAAGACCATTCGGCTCTCTGACTATCGCGGTAGATATGTCGTCCTGTTCTTTTATCCTCTGGACTTCACCTTCGTTTGCCCCACAGAAGTTATGGCATTCAGCGACAGTTACGACAAATTTAAAGATCTCAACACCGAAATTCTGGGCATTTCAGTAGACAGCGAATTTTCTCATCTAGCCTGGGTGCAAACCGATCGCAAACTAGGCGGCGTTGGCGACCTGACCTATCCCTTAGTGTCTGATATTAAAAAAGAAATTGGTACCGCTTACAACGTTCTTGATCCTGATGCTGGAATCACCCTACGCGGTTTGTTTATCATCGATCGCGAAGGCGTTGTTCAGCACGCCACTATCAATAACCTTGGCTTTGGTCGCAGCGTAGATGAAACCTTGCGCGTTTTGCAAGCCATTCGTCATGTCCAATCTCATCCTGACGAAGTTTGCCCCGTCAATTGGCAACCCGGCGAGAAAACCATGAACCCTGACCCCATTAAGTTTAAGGAATTCTTCGCGGCAGTTTAG
- a CDS encoding COP23 domain-containing protein, whose product MSLSASVVLLTSSSILPAIAAPISQLPSGRNEPNTSPSRNPSNSVPVPQQAVNARFSCQTQNGEYTVVYNPQSQPGETYPWAKPTAMGGGWTPERRCAEISRRLEEYRPAGLLEMQTAVENGYNTICVTTSQVPSCRIVLTVPEGEDPLVIRDRVFGNLTVADNGQQTTAVTTFSGDDDSIINQIGVAVGVDLSSLSRSSRSSRSGDRVDLRPFLDRADGGTGARLR is encoded by the coding sequence ATGAGTTTGTCAGCTAGCGTAGTTTTGCTTACTAGCAGCAGTATCCTGCCTGCGATCGCTGCACCTATTTCTCAGCTACCATCGGGTCGCAACGAGCCGAACACCTCCCCTTCTCGTAATCCTTCCAACTCCGTCCCCGTTCCGCAGCAAGCTGTCAACGCTCGCTTTAGCTGCCAAACTCAAAACGGCGAATACACCGTCGTTTACAATCCTCAAAGCCAACCTGGCGAAACCTATCCTTGGGCAAAACCTACTGCGATGGGTGGTGGCTGGACTCCTGAGCGACGCTGTGCCGAAATTAGCCGCCGTTTAGAAGAATACCGTCCCGCAGGTTTACTAGAAATGCAAACGGCTGTCGAGAACGGCTACAATACCATCTGCGTCACGACATCTCAAGTGCCCAGTTGCCGAATTGTGTTAACTGTTCCTGAAGGCGAAGATCCTTTAGTAATTCGCGATCGCGTTTTTGGTAACCTGACTGTTGCCGACAATGGACAACAAACCACTGCGGTCACCACCTTCTCCGGCGACGACGACAGCATCATTAACCAAATTGGCGTAGCGGTCGGCGTTGATCTCTCTTCACTCTCCCGCTCTAGTCGTTCATCTCGGTCTGGCGATCGTGTTGACCTGCGCCCCTTTCTCGACCGAGCAGACGGTGGTACGGGAGCAAGATTGCGTTAA
- the pyk gene encoding pyruvate kinase — protein sequence MPSPNFLRRTKIVATIGPATSSLKVLRDLIEAGATTLRLNFSHGTHDDHQRSIRLIRQVSFELNQPVGILQDLQGPKIRLGKFENGSINLEKGDPFVLTSHLMPGTQGKSCVTYEPLADEVPAGAVILLDDGRVEMRVEKVDKAAKELHCEVVVGGVLSNNKGVNFPGVYLSVKALTDKDKEDLMFGLDQGVDWVALSFVRNPQDILEIKELIASAGKNVPVIAKIEKHEAIEQMEAILSLCDGVMVARGDLGVELPAEDVPILQKRLIATSNRLGIPVITATQMLDSMLSNPRPTRAEISDVANAILDGTDAVMLSNETAVGKFPVQAVETMARIACRMEQDPIYKRKTEDMGGRSIPNAISSAVGQIAEQLGAAAIMTLTKSGATARNVSKFRPNKPILAITPHVDVARQLQLVWGVKPLLVLNLISTGQTFQSALNVAQETGLLAQGDLVVMTAGTLQGVSGSTDLIKVEVVTSVLGKGLGIGQGSVSGLARVAHTMAELGNFNPGEILVVSKTSADHIEVIRKSAGIITEESSLTSHAAVIGLRLGVPVIVGVKNATEAIRDGTILTLDVQRGLVYSGTTSSAPTETALLV from the coding sequence ATGCCATCACCGAACTTTCTTCGTCGGACAAAAATTGTTGCAACGATTGGACCTGCCACCAGCAGCCTCAAAGTTCTACGCGATTTGATTGAAGCTGGAGCAACCACCCTACGGCTTAACTTTTCTCATGGCACGCATGATGACCATCAGCGGAGCATTCGCCTTATTCGTCAGGTGTCTTTTGAGCTAAACCAGCCTGTCGGGATTTTGCAAGATCTTCAAGGCCCAAAGATTCGCCTGGGCAAGTTTGAGAACGGCTCAATTAATTTAGAGAAAGGCGATCCCTTCGTCCTCACCAGCCATCTCATGCCTGGAACTCAGGGAAAGAGCTGCGTGACCTACGAACCCCTGGCTGACGAAGTTCCCGCAGGTGCCGTCATTCTTTTAGATGATGGACGGGTAGAAATGCGGGTTGAGAAGGTCGATAAAGCCGCTAAGGAACTCCATTGTGAAGTTGTTGTTGGGGGCGTGCTATCGAACAACAAAGGCGTTAATTTTCCTGGGGTTTATCTATCCGTTAAGGCACTTACCGATAAAGATAAAGAAGATCTGATGTTTGGACTCGATCAAGGAGTCGATTGGGTAGCGCTCAGCTTCGTTCGTAATCCGCAGGATATTTTAGAAATTAAAGAACTGATTGCTAGTGCTGGAAAGAACGTTCCGGTGATCGCCAAGATTGAGAAGCATGAGGCGATCGAGCAAATGGAAGCCATCCTTTCCCTATGCGATGGGGTGATGGTGGCACGGGGCGACCTGGGGGTAGAGCTACCCGCTGAAGATGTCCCAATTCTGCAAAAACGGCTGATTGCCACCTCGAACCGTCTGGGCATTCCTGTCATTACTGCCACTCAAATGCTCGACAGTATGCTTAGCAATCCTCGCCCCACCCGCGCCGAGATTTCTGATGTAGCCAACGCTATCCTAGATGGCACCGATGCCGTCATGCTGTCTAACGAAACCGCCGTGGGTAAGTTTCCAGTGCAGGCAGTCGAAACCATGGCACGCATTGCTTGCCGTATGGAACAAGACCCCATCTACAAACGCAAAACCGAAGATATGGGTGGGCGATCGATCCCCAATGCGATTAGCAGCGCTGTCGGACAAATTGCCGAACAGCTTGGTGCTGCTGCCATTATGACCCTCACTAAGTCTGGCGCAACCGCTCGCAACGTCTCTAAGTTCCGCCCCAATAAGCCTATTCTGGCAATTACACCCCATGTAGACGTAGCTCGGCAGTTGCAGCTTGTTTGGGGGGTTAAGCCTCTTCTCGTCCTTAACCTAATTTCTACCGGACAGACCTTCCAATCTGCCCTCAATGTGGCACAGGAGACGGGCTTGCTGGCGCAGGGAGACTTAGTGGTAATGACCGCAGGCACGCTTCAAGGTGTCTCTGGCTCTACTGATTTGATTAAGGTAGAAGTGGTTACCTCTGTGCTGGGCAAGGGATTGGGCATTGGGCAGGGTTCGGTCAGTGGGCTTGCCAGAGTGGCTCATACGATGGCAGAACTCGGAAACTTTAACCCAGGCGAAATCCTGGTTGTATCAAAAACCAGCGCCGACCATATTGAAGTAATTCGTAAGTCCGCAGGCATCATTACTGAGGAAAGTAGCCTCACTAGCCATGCCGCTGTCATTGGTCTCCGCTTAGGCGTTCCCGTCATTGTGGGCGTAAAAAATGCTACGGAGGCTATCCGAGATGGCACCATTCTTACCCTTGATGTGCAGCGCGGCTTAGTTTACTCAGGCACCACTAGCTCTGCTCCCACAGAGACAGCCTTGCTGGTTTAA
- a CDS encoding AAA family ATPase: protein MSSRVVKKEANQLYKAFLPLLTAESRIADLVLLDLAKIVQVCGRSNGEISSNELLAYLTIYALVKQDSEKLNAALNWETSAEKRLQAQKMTLQILLGLTEKQPDQLMLPSVLNQFDQEKGTHYLDTVVNAIYKFAQVMTKADGNVTLSEIDSLAIAWKLLHTYQPLASYEQGLTQSTSLPNATTIDPPQTYEAALAELNDLIGLDNIKEAVRTLANVLKVQKIREQRGMATPSVSLHAVFGGPPGTGKTTVARLVGSIYKGLEFLEKGQLVETDRAGMVAGFIGQTATKVDELVKTALDGVLFIDEAYALSPREGGSDFGQEAIDVLLKRMEDYRDRLVVIVAGYTDEMSNFIESNPGLKSRFSRYFYFSDYTPEELTAIFKKLCAKSHFTLTPEAQTQLQTLLERLYLNRDRTFGNARLVRNLFEKTIERQANRLAILSSLPDEVLTTLLPEDIPTQP, encoded by the coding sequence ATGAGTTCTAGAGTTGTGAAAAAAGAAGCGAATCAGCTATATAAAGCTTTCCTGCCGTTGCTGACTGCGGAGAGCAGAATTGCTGATCTGGTTTTGCTGGATTTGGCAAAAATTGTTCAAGTCTGTGGGCGCAGCAATGGAGAAATTAGTTCTAATGAATTGTTGGCATATCTCACGATCTATGCTTTGGTCAAGCAAGATTCAGAGAAGCTTAATGCAGCATTGAACTGGGAAACCTCAGCGGAAAAGCGGCTTCAAGCTCAGAAAATGACCCTACAAATTCTTTTGGGTTTGACTGAGAAACAGCCTGATCAGTTAATGTTACCGTCAGTTCTGAACCAGTTTGATCAAGAGAAGGGAACGCATTATCTGGATACAGTCGTAAACGCCATTTATAAGTTTGCGCAAGTGATGACGAAGGCAGATGGCAACGTCACATTATCGGAAATAGATTCACTGGCGATTGCCTGGAAACTTCTCCACACCTACCAACCCCTTGCAAGCTATGAACAAGGCTTAACCCAATCTACGTCTCTGCCCAACGCCACCACAATAGACCCGCCCCAAACCTACGAAGCCGCTCTTGCAGAACTCAATGATTTAATTGGACTAGACAATATTAAGGAAGCCGTCCGCACATTAGCCAACGTTTTAAAGGTACAAAAGATTCGAGAACAGCGAGGCATGGCAACTCCATCTGTCTCTCTCCACGCCGTCTTTGGTGGTCCCCCTGGTACTGGCAAAACGACCGTAGCCAGACTGGTTGGCTCTATCTACAAAGGGCTGGAGTTTCTAGAAAAAGGGCAGTTAGTAGAAACCGATCGCGCGGGCATGGTTGCCGGATTCATTGGACAAACTGCCACGAAGGTTGATGAGTTGGTTAAAACGGCGCTGGATGGCGTGTTATTTATTGACGAAGCCTACGCCCTCAGCCCCAGAGAGGGCGGCAGCGATTTTGGGCAAGAAGCGATCGATGTGTTGCTAAAACGCATGGAAGATTACCGCGATCGCCTGGTTGTGATCGTGGCTGGCTATACCGATGAAATGTCCAACTTCATCGAATCAAATCCTGGCTTAAAGTCCCGTTTCAGTCGTTACTTTTACTTTAGCGATTACACTCCCGAAGAACTTACCGCCATCTTCAAGAAGCTTTGTGCTAAAAGTCACTTTACCCTTACTCCCGAAGCTCAGACTCAACTACAGACTCTTCTTGAACGGCTTTATTTGAACCGCGATCGCACCTTCGGCAATGCTCGTCTCGTCCGTAACCTGTTTGAAAAAACCATCGAGCGCCAAGCCAATCGCCTCGCCATCCTCTCTTCTCTCCCCGA